Proteins encoded by one window of Bactrocera oleae isolate idBacOlea1 chromosome 4, idBacOlea1, whole genome shotgun sequence:
- the LOC106624125 gene encoding uncharacterized protein isoform X5, producing the protein MSIFTLLLIIFLMAFVILPIVCFYTRIESKSLARLCPQGYRNCNRNRYRQRGASQQAGMRRVYNDRQGNIFTIANESANNPLPHRCTDFFYVEPSAEDAARIRAQLEKDEKDLPTYEEVMAMSAAQAAAGTLSPPPTTSTTSVATTDTTVPPYSEVDRNGTHAAPLTLEIGTTAWPTGNETAPAAVAGAASTSRAAAAAATNTATTATVVTIANSVSNTSV; encoded by the exons ATGAGTATTTTTACTTTACTCTTAATCATATTTCTCATGGCATTTGTGATATTACCAATTGTTTGCTTTTATACACGAATTGAAAGCAAATCGTTGGCGAGATTATGCCCGCAAGGATATAGAAATTGTAATCGCAATCGCTATCGGCAGCGTGGCGCGTCTCAACAAGCAGGCATGCGACGTGTTTATAATG ATCGCCAAGGCAACATTTTTACAATCGCCAATGAGAGCGCCAACAACCCGTTACCACATCGTTGTACAGATTTCTTCTATGTTGAACCGAGCGCCGAAGATGCTGCCCGCATTCGCGCACAACTCGAGAAGGATGAAAAGGACTTACCCACCTACGAAGAGGTGATGGCTATGAGTGCCGCACAGGCGGCGGCCGGTACATTATCGCCTCCGCCTACCACCTCAACAACCTCCGTTGCCACTACGGATACGACAGTGCCGCCATACTCAGAAGTCGATCGTAATGGAACGCATGCTGCACCACTAACCTTGGAAATCGGTACAACTGCGTGGCCAACAGGAAACGAAACAGCACCAGCTGCGGTAGCAGGAGCAGCTTCGACATCCCGTGCTGCCGCCGCAGCCGCCACAAATACAGCGACTACAGCTACAGTCGTCACCATCGCCAATTCGGTGTCAAATACAAGCGTGTGA
- the LOC106624125 gene encoding uncharacterized protein isoform X7, whose amino-acid sequence MGGVILLIFPALAFFFGCVAIAACMQMTIWVDDRYERQTRRADVRYRRRQTELCTDRQGNIFTIANESANNPLPHRCTDFFYVEPSAEDAARIRAQLEKDEKDLPTYEEVMAMSAAQAAAGTLSPPPTTSTTSVATTDTTVPPYSEVDRNGTHAAPLTLEIGTTAWPTGNETAPAAVAGAASTSRAAAAAATNTATTATVVTIANSVSNTSV is encoded by the exons ATGGGTGGCGTTATACTGTTGATTTTTCCAGCTTTAGCCTTTTTCTTCGGCTGTGTTGCGATCGCTGCTTGTATGCAAATGACTATTTGGGTTGACGATAGGTACGAACGCCAGACTCGAAGAGCAGATGTTCGGTATAGGCGGAGACAGACGGAACTTTGCACTG ATCGCCAAGGCAACATTTTTACAATCGCCAATGAGAGCGCCAACAACCCGTTACCACATCGTTGTACAGATTTCTTCTATGTTGAACCGAGCGCCGAAGATGCTGCCCGCATTCGCGCACAACTCGAGAAGGATGAAAAGGACTTACCCACCTACGAAGAGGTGATGGCTATGAGTGCCGCACAGGCGGCGGCCGGTACATTATCGCCTCCGCCTACCACCTCAACAACCTCCGTTGCCACTACGGATACGACAGTGCCGCCATACTCAGAAGTCGATCGTAATGGAACGCATGCTGCACCACTAACCTTGGAAATCGGTACAACTGCGTGGCCAACAGGAAACGAAACAGCACCAGCTGCGGTAGCAGGAGCAGCTTCGACATCCCGTGCTGCCGCCGCAGCCGCCACAAATACAGCGACTACAGCTACAGTCGTCACCATCGCCAATTCGGTGTCAAATACAAGCGTGTGA
- the LOC106624125 gene encoding uncharacterized protein isoform X11, which produces MNYVVYFIVVIIIILLYQFFVVTLRMFSVMRVQNRLERDRQGNIFTIANESANNPLPHRCTDFFYVEPSAEDAARIRAQLEKDEKDLPTYEEVMAMSAAQAAAGTLSPPPTTSTTSVATTDTTVPPYSEVDRNGTHAAPLTLEIGTTAWPTGNETAPAAVAGAASTSRAAAAAATNTATTATVVTIANSVSNTSV; this is translated from the exons ATGAATTACGTTGTTTACTTCATTGTCgtcataataataattttactttatcaATTTTTCGTG GTAACTCTGCGCATGTTTTCCGTAATGCGTGTGCAAAATCGGCTAGAGCGTG ATCGCCAAGGCAACATTTTTACAATCGCCAATGAGAGCGCCAACAACCCGTTACCACATCGTTGTACAGATTTCTTCTATGTTGAACCGAGCGCCGAAGATGCTGCCCGCATTCGCGCACAACTCGAGAAGGATGAAAAGGACTTACCCACCTACGAAGAGGTGATGGCTATGAGTGCCGCACAGGCGGCGGCCGGTACATTATCGCCTCCGCCTACCACCTCAACAACCTCCGTTGCCACTACGGATACGACAGTGCCGCCATACTCAGAAGTCGATCGTAATGGAACGCATGCTGCACCACTAACCTTGGAAATCGGTACAACTGCGTGGCCAACAGGAAACGAAACAGCACCAGCTGCGGTAGCAGGAGCAGCTTCGACATCCCGTGCTGCCGCCGCAGCCGCCACAAATACAGCGACTACAGCTACAGTCGTCACCATCGCCAATTCGGTGTCAAATACAAGCGTGTGA